The genomic stretch TTGTGAACGAAGCTGTCAGGGTCTTCGCCATCGGGCAAAAGCACCAGCCGCACGTCCAACCCTTGTTCCAGAGCCAGATCCATGCCGCGCTGAGCAGCTTTGATGCCGGCAGCATCGCCGTCATAGACAATGGTGAGCCGGCGGGTTAGTTTCCGGATCAGCTGCAATTGATCGGTGGTGAGCGAGGTGCCGCTGGAGGCTACCGTGTTTTCAATTCCGGCCTGGTGCATGGCCAGCACGTCCATATAACCTTCCACCAGCAGGCATTCATCTTCTCTTCCGATAGCCTGCCGGGCTTGGTAAAGGCCATACAGGATTTTGCTTTTAACGTAAATCTCATTTTCCGGTGTGTTGATGTATTTGGGTGTGTGCGGATCGTTGCGCAGGCTGCGGGCGCCAAAGCCTGCTATCTTGCCGCTGAGGTTGTGAACGGGGAAAATGATGCGGCCCGCATAAGGATCGCGGTAAGGGAACTCGCTTCCCTGAGCACCTGCTCGCCTGGCAATGAGTCCGGTCTTCAGCAAATATTCTGCATTATAACCTTTATCCAGCGCAGCTCGGGCAAATGCATCTCCGTTTTCCGGATTATATCCCAGCTGAAATTTTTGGATGATATGTTCCCGCAGGCCTCTTTCCTGCAGGTAACTCAGCCCGATGTGCCGTCCCTCATCGGTTTCCAGTAAGGCCTGGGTGAAAAACTCTTGTGCAAAATGGTTGATGATAAAGAGGCTGTCGGCCAGCATTTGCTGTTCCTTCCACTCCGGCGAAACAGCCGTTTCCTCCAGCTCTACATGATAACGCTGAGCGAGCCAGCGAATAGCTTCCACATAGCTCAGCTTTTCGTGTTCCATGAGGAAACTAATGACATTGCCACTGCGGCCGCAACCAAAACATTTATAAATTTCCTTGCTCGGCGAAACCGTAAAGGAGGGTGTTTTTTCATGATGGAACGGACAAAGCCCCAGATAGTTGGCTCCCCGCTTTTTCAGACGTACAAAACTGCCAATGACATCCACAATGTCAACCCGCTGCAGTACTTCTGAAATACTCTCCCTGGAAATCACGTCCGGTATTTTTAGACAAATTAGAAAAATTCGGTAAAACCTGCTGATCGGCAGGAATCTCTACATTTTGCTTTCTTCAGCCGGAAACACGCTTCCACCCTTAGTTTCGATCCTCTGATTCACTGAAACAACCAATCCCGTGCGATGTTTGTACAAAGTATAAAGGGTTTGCATAAGTACCGAAAGAAAAATGCAGGCAAAGCCCACATAAAAGCTCGTATCCAGCATGCGGTTTTCATGAAACAAGGCAAAGGCAATGAGAATGCCGTAAATAGGTTCCAGGTTGTAGGATAGGTTGATGGTGAAAGGTGAAATATGCTTCAGGGCGCTGAGGGAAAGGGTGAATGCAAAAACGGTGCAAAGCCAGGAAAGAATCAGCAGATACATCCAGTCCATCGGAGCAGGCCAATGGATGCTGTGATGACGAAGATACCAGGGGCTCACCAGGCTGAGGATAAGCCAGGCAAACAGCAGTTCGTACATGCTCAGCGTGCGAGCCTGAATCTGCTGGGCAGGTTTTTCGTTCAGCAAGGTGAACAATGCCGAAAGCACCGCTGCCAGCAAACCAAACACAATGCCCAGGCGATATTGGGTATTGAACTGAAAAATCACCACAATGCCGGCCAGTGCCAATAAGCTCAGGCCCACCTGCCGCCATCGCAGGCCATTGCGGTTGACCACCGGATCGAGCAACGCGGTAAATAAACTGCTGGTAGCAAAACAGACGAGAGCCACAGATACATTGGCATATTTTACACTGGAAAAAAAGCAAATCCAGTGAAAGCCGATCAGGGCTCCGTTCGTGGCCAGCATCGTCCACTGCTGGTGCGTAAAACGCGGAACAAGCCTGCCTGCCGGACGTGCAGGTTTTTGATACCAGAGGGAAAGAACCGCAAACAAGGGCATACTCAATCCCAGCCGGTACCAGACCAGCTCCTCTGCAGGCAATGTAATCAATCGTCCCAGAGGGCCAGTGATGCCGGCGAGCAATATAGCCACATGCAGTTCGACAAGGGCTTTGGACAATCCGGATTTAGGTGCGTTCATCAGAAGATGCTGAATCGGCAAAGTTAAGATGCCGCAGACAACCTGTGAGCTCCGGAGCTATTTATTGTGGTTGATGGGGCGTATGTGCCGGGTTGTGAGGTACGCGCCTAAGCCGGCGGGTGTAATGTTTAAACAGGCTTTGCCATTGAATTTTCAGTACCCCCAGGATGCCTTCCTTGATAATGCCTCTGTTCATTTTGGATGTACCTTGCTTGCGATCCACAAAGGTGATGGGTACTTCAAGCAGGCGGAAACCCAGTTTCCAGGCAGTAAATTTCATTTCAATCTGAAAAGCATATCCCCAGAACTGAATTTCATCCAGGTTGATTTGTTCCAATACCTGCCGGCGATAACACACAAAGCCGGCCGTACTGTCTTTCACAGGCATCCATGTGATGAGACGAACATACAATGAAGCACCATAGGAAAGGATGCTGCGGTCCAGCGGCCAGTTTTCGGTTTTGCCACCTTTTACATACCTTGAGCCTATGGCTACATCAGCTTCATTGCGGGCACAGGGTTCATAAAGCCGGATCAGATCTCCGGGATTATGGGAAAAATCGGCATCCATTTCAAAAATAAAATCATAGCCATTCTGCAAAGCCCATTTGAAACCATGGATGTAGGCTGTGCCCAGGCCCATTTTACCAGGACGTTGCTCCAGAAACAACCGGTCAGGATATACACTTTGCATGGCTGCAACGATACCGGCCGTGCCATCGGGTGAATTGTCATCAATGATCAATACATCAAAAGCCAATGGAAGAGAAAATATTTCCGTGATAATACGGCCGATATTTTCTTTTTCATTATAGGTCGGTATGATAACCAGGCGGTTCGTCAAGGCTAACAGCTTAAAATGTTTAAATATTCAACGTATAAGGTACGCATTGGGTTGCTAAAATACCCGTTCAGCACAAACCTACAGAGAGTTCAGATCGTCTCGTTGGGGTTAGCAGTTACAACAGATGAGTAACTTGCAAGATATCAAGTTATTCTGATTTCCGAAAAAGTTCAGGCCTTACCCGCACGTTTTAAATTTTCCATTTGCAGGCTGTTCCAGATTTCGGTTAATTTTTCTTTGGTATCCAGTAAAAATTCGCCATTCATGATCCAGTCATAGTATTGAGGTTCTTCGGTTAGTACCTGTCGAACCGGTTTGCCCTTGTGTTTACCGAAATTAAACAGCACTTCACCATTTTGCCGGATCATGCGTCGGCCCACATCCACGTAATCGCCATCGGATGTGAATTTAGCCAGGCTTTCCAAGTCATGGTATGCCTGCAATTCAGCATATTTTTTTAGCTGCGCCTGCAGTACTTCGTAGGTAGCCATGGCATCAGCTTCTGCGCTGTGGGCATTTTGAATTTCCTTGCCACAGTAAAACCGGTAAGCTGCGCTGAGATCACGGGGCTCCATCCGAAAGAAAATTTTCTGCACATCTACAACATGCCGGTCTTTCAGGTTAAATGATTGCCCTATCCGTAAAAATTCTTCAACCAGCATAGGAATATCGAAGCGATGCAGATTATAACCGGCCAGATCACAATGATCCAGGAATTGTTTGATTTCGTTGGCCACCTGTTTAAAGGTGGGGCAGTTAGCTACATCTTCATCGCTGATACCATGAACGGCTGTGGCCTCGGCCGGAATGGGTATGCCAGGATTGATGCGTTTTACTTTGGTTTGTTGGGAACCATCCGGAAAAATTTTCACCATCGCGATTTCCACGATCCGATCAGTAGCCACGTTGGTACCAGTGGTTTCCAGATCCAGGAAAACGAGAGGGCGTTTCAGATGCATGGACATAAACGAATAAAATCTGCTTCAAAGTTAGTTTTTCTGAATGGTATTTGTGGCTGCCCTGCTCATTTTTGCATCCTGTTCACTCTTTTTATATCTTAGTGGATGGGCGTTGTAGAAGAGGATGGTCGTACGGGTAAGTTGCGGATGTATTCGATATCCATTCCGTCAAAATTTCCAGAGCTCATGAGCAGCAGGTTGGTTTCCTGGTAATCCTGTTGTTCCAGAAAACTCAGCAGATTATCCAGATTTTGAAATACATGCAGATCGTCGCGGCGAAAGCCCTGTTTGATGGCATCAGGTGTAAGTTCGGGCAGGCGTTTCAGAGCCAGGGCATGAGGACTGTAAAATACTACCGCAACAGCAGCTTCATCCATGCATCCTGCATATTGGGTTTGAAAAGATGCTGATAGGCTGCTGTAGGTATGCAATTCCAATACTGCAATCAGCCGGCGGTTGGGAAATTGTTTTCTGAGTGCCTGAATGGTGGCCTTTACTTTGGAAGGAGCGTGGGCAAAATCGCGGTACACGGCGGCATGCGGATACGATGCAATGAGCTCGAGCCTCCGGCTGGCACCGGTGAAGCCGGCGATGGCATGAAAGAAGTCTGCACCGGAAATACCCAATAAGGTACAGGCTTGTCGTGCTGCCTGCAGGTTGAGCAGATTATGTTCTCCAAATATTTGCAAAGCAACCGGGCGTTGCTGATCGTCATATACGAAGGTGATGCCTTTTTCCACTGTATATCTGGGCAGGCTGTAGCCGATCAGCTGAAGGTCGGTGCGTGAACTTTGCTGCACCAGCTCTCTCACGGTGGCATCGTCTTGGTTGTAAATCAATGTGCCATGAGGTTCAATGGCTTCGATAAATCCAGCAAATTGTTGCAAATATTGCTCCCAGGTAGGGAAGACGTTGATATGATCCCACGATATACCGCTGATGATGGCTATATGAGGTTTCAGCAGATGAAATTTAGGCCTTGGATCCAGGGCTGAAGCAGGATATTCATCGCCCTCGCAGATGATAACTGGCGCATCGGTAAGTTGCACGGCCTGAGAAAAGCCCGGGATGGCCGCCCCAACGAGATAGTCGAACGTCCGCCCGCAGGCTTTCAGCACATGCATAATCATGCCGGTGATAGTGGTTTTCCCATGGCTGCCGCCCACCACCACCCGGGTTTTATGGCAACTTTCGTGAGCAATAAATTCCGGAAAAGAGTAAATCTTCAGATTCAGAGCTTTTGCCTTTTGTAATTCAGGGTTATCATTGCGGGCGTGCATGCCTACCACCACAGCATCCAATTGAGGAGAGATTTTTTCCGGAAACCAGCCGGGTTGGGCAGGCAAAATACCAGCTGCGAGCAGGTTGCTGCGGGCAGGATCAAAAATTTCATCGTCACTACCCGAAACTTCATATCCCTTTTGTTTCAGGGCAATGGCCAGCTGATGCATGACGCTGCCACCAATGGCGATGAAATGAATTTTCACGATAAAAAATTATAAAAATTTTGTTGCTACATACAAAAATGATGTTTCCCGACGTTATGCACCGTAACCGGGGACGTGAATAAACTGATCCCGGTTTTACAAAAATATCATAAAACCTGTTTATACCTAAATGAAAGCACTATGAAAAAGTATGTACCACTTGCTCTGATGTTATTGCTGATGGGGATCATGCTGATGAGTGCTTGTAGCTCATCGCGGATGATTGGATGTCCTTCACGGATTACTACGCTGCATCCGGTTTCTGCGCCCCAGTCGTAGGATTTGATTCCTAAAAGATATGTACGCAGCGGTAAAGTGCGGATATTTTGTATTCCGCTGAATCTCTGTTTGCACGCCACGTTTTTCATTTTATCGTATTCTTGCTGGATCTGGCTGGCAATTTTTTCTTCACAATCAACGGCAAACTGATTAGGTTTGTGCATATGTTTGTGGTATGCAGGGTTATACTCCCTTGAAATTGGTTGTAGCTGTTACGGGTGCCAGCGGTGCCCTCTATACGCGTATTTTGCTGGAGAAATGCATGGCTTTATCTGCGCAATTACAAAATGTAGATCTGGTCTGGAGCAGGAATGCTTTCACTGTGTGGCAGGCTGAGCTGGGCAACGACGATTACCGCCAATTTCCTTTTCCTGTGTATGATGTACAGGATTTTCAGGCGCCCTTTGCTTCGGGTTCTGCCCGTTATGATGCCATGGTTATTTGTCCCTGCTCTATGGGCACGTTGGGACGCATAGCGAATGGCATTTCGGGAGATCTGATTACGCGCGCGGCAGATGTGATGTTAAAGGAGCGGAGAAAATTGATCTGTGTGATTCGGGATATGCCGTATAACCTGATTCACATTGAAAATATGAAACGCGTGACAGAAGCTGGAGGCATTATTTGCCCGGCCAGTCCGTCGTTTTACAGCAGGCCTGCCACCATTGAGCAACTGGCTGCTACTGTTGTAGACCGGGTGCTGGATTTGCTGGGTCTTGAACACCATACATTCCGCTGGGGAAGTCAGCATTGATTGAAATATTCAGCCTTTATTCCATGTTACGCATTACTATCATCAACGGTCCCAATCTGAATCTGCTTGGGAAAAGAGAGCCGGAGATCTATGGCCATACCAGCTTTGAGGCCTATCTGGATCAGCTCAGAAAGCGCTTTCCCGGAGTGGATATCCAGTATTTTCAGAGCAATGAAGAAGGTGCATTGATAAATGCATTGCACGAAGCGGGTTTCAGCCGCGATGGTATTCTGTTGAATGCAGGCGGATACAGCCATACATCGGTGGCTTTGCGTGATGCAGTAGCCGCCATTCCGGCTCCGGTGGTGGAAGTCCACATCAGCAATATTTTTGCCCGGGAATCGTTCCGGCATCATTCTCTGCTCAGCGCGGTATGCAAAGGCTGTATTTGCGGACTGGGGCTGGAAGGCTATGCCCTGGGAGTGCAATATTTTCTCGCGCAACCTTCTGTATAAGTTTTATTTCCCGTTTTGCTGCATCCAGGCCAAAGCTTTTTCCACGGCATGATCGGAAGCTGAAGCGTGGACAGCATAATATCCTTCACTGCCCCAGATGATGCGGGCCAGCTCTGCTTTAAGCCGGGTGAGGAGATAAGCTTGTTCATCAGAGGTCAGCCGGGTGGGTGGATAAAGACCTTGCTGCCGGCAGAAGGATAAAAATCCGGGAAGATCTCCGGGTTGCCAGGAAAAACCCGATGCAAAGTCCTTCCATGTGCTGAACTTTTGCAGTATGGACGGATGGGTTAAGTAATACTGAAGGGCAAAATATTGCATCAGTCCCAGTGCCCGGGTATGGGCAATAAAGGGATGGACAGCAGCAGAATCCAGCGGCACCAGGATATCCGGGGTAATTCCGCTTTCAGCATATACTTTTCTTTTGCGGATGCGGGTATAGTATGGGGAGGTATCACGGAAATGAATACTGTCGGGGCCAAACTCGTCCGTATCTGGATACCGGCTGAGGGTATTATGATAGGCAAAGAAGTCGGGGTCCTGGGCATAAGGTTTTTGGATACACCTTCCGGAGGGCAGATAATAACGGGCAACCGTGAGGCGGATAGCCCCGCCATTGGATAGGGTATATTGTTCCTGCACCAAACCCTTGCCGAAAGTCTGCCGGCCGATGATAGCAGCCCGGTCCCAGTCTTGCAGGATGCCGGCCAGAATTTCGCTGGCAGAAGCGGAGTTTTCATTTACCAGCACAGCCAGTTTGCCGTTTTCAAAAATTCCATTATCACTGCTGTAATAATCTTCCCGCGGATAGTGAACTCCCTGGGTATAGAGCAAAAGTTTCCTGCCAGGGATACATTCATCGGCAATGCGTAAGGCAGCATCCATATAGCCTCCTGGATTATCGCGCAGGTCCAGGATCAACTGGCGCATACCCTGCTGCTTCAGCTGGGTCACAGCTTTTTTCCATTTCTGGTAGGTATCTGAGCCGAAGACATTCAGCCGGATATAACCTGTTTCAGGATTCAGCATCACAGCAGCATCTATGCTTGAATTAGGGATTTCACCCCGTTTGAGGGTAAGTTGAAAAGGCTGTACCTGACGGAATCTTTTCACCTGGAGGGTAAGGGAGGTACCCACAGGTCCGCGAAGCAGATTCCGGATCTGATCGGCAGTGAGAGAATGACCTGAAAGAGGGGCATCATTGGCAGAAAGAAGCACATCACCCGGTTGTAGTCCGGCTTTTGCAGCGGGTGTGCCGGGAATCACATGAAGCACGGTGAGGCTATCGTGCCAGAGCATGTATTCCACGCCAATGCCTCCGAACTCAGCATCCAGTTCCTCATTCACTTCAGCTACATCCTGGGGAGGGATATACACCGAATGCGGGTCAAGATGATGCAGAATGGCATCAATGGCCGCATTGCGCAACAGGCTGTCATTTACGGAGTCCACATATTTGTTGCGGATCAGCATCAAAATCTGATCAATGGTGCCGGGATGGCCTACAAACAATTGTACACCCCGGTGGGGCAGCTTGTAACTATCGCGCAGCTTAAATCCCAGAAACATGCCTAAGGCCAGCACCAGGGACAAAATCAGAGGTAGAAAAACCTGTAGTTTTTTGGATGGCTTCATCTGAACTGAAATAAATTATCTTGCATGCAGATTTTTGTGAATCCGGTCGTGAGATGCAATTTTGAATTATCTTGGAACAAAATTAGGGGATTCCAGCCTCTGCTTGTTTCAAAACTTTCCGTATGGAAGACACGCAAACCATCCTGATTGCCGATAGCGGATCCACAAAAGCAGATTGGTGTTTGCTGCATGGCGGACTGCCACATTACTATCGCACATCAGGTATCAGTCCTTATCTGCTTACCGAAAACCGCATCCGGGAAATATTACAGACCGAACTGGTAGCACATTTGCCCAGAGGTGTTCATGTTTCACACATTTATTTTTATGGTACCGGATGTGCAGCCCATCACCATCAGCAGCTGATGCACAAGCTTTTATCGGAGTTTTTCCCTGCTGCAAAAACAGAAGTGCATACCGATCTGGTGGGAGCAGCACGTGCAGCCTGCGGGCAATCGGCCGGTGTGGTGGCTATTCTTGGCACAGGATCAGGTCTATGCTATTATGAGCAGGGGCAGATTGTAAAATACAGGCCAGGATTGGGTTATATTTTGGGAGATGAAGGCAGCGGCACTTATCTGGGTAAAAAAGTATTGCAATATTATCTCTACGAAATTTTTGATGAAGAACTCCGCGAAGCATTCTATGAAAAATATCATGAAACACGCGATGCCATTCTGGATAAAGTATACCGGCAGCTTACGCCGAATACTTATCTCGCATCCTTTTCCCGGTTTTTAAGTGAACATCGCGGGCATTACATGGTGGAAAATATTCTGGAAGATGGATTGAATGATTTCTTTTTTTATCACGTATTTAAATACAAGGAAAGCTGGACCTGTCCGGTACATTTTGTAGGAGGTGTGGCCTGGGCATATCAGGATGTGCTGCAGGAAATCTGCATTTTGAATGAACTGCAGATAGGCCGCATCCTGCACAAACCCATTGAAGGGCTGGTAGTCTATCATCAGGCCGGCATACTTCAATCCTGAGCGCATGCGTTTTATAGAAGATATATCTTTCTTGTTCGATTGCCCAAATGATCAAATTGGCATATTTTGCCAGCCACAGATAAATTCCGTCGGTGAATCGGACAGGTTGCAAGCATCGATTTTTGAATAACTATGGCAGCATTTATCAAGATCACTGAACAACCATCTCCCCATCGTCATCTGGAACAGTTAAGCATTCGGGAGTTGCTTATCCGCATCAATGAAGAAGACAAGAAGGTGCCTTATGCTGTGGAAGAAGCCATCCCGGCCATAGAAGCATTGGTGAGTGCGATTACAGACAAGATGCTGGCAGGAGGTAGGTTGTTTTACCTGGGTGCAGGCACCAGCGGACGTTTGGGAATTGTGGATGCTTCGGAATGTCCGCCTACGTTTGGCGTGCCGCATGGCCTTGTAATAGGGCTTATTGCCGGTGGCGATCAGGCTATCCGCAAAGCTGTGGAATATGCCGAAGATGATCCCGACCAGGGATGGCGCGATCTGCAGGCACATCAGGTGTCTACCAAAGATGTGGTGGTGGGCATTGCTGCCAGCGGTACGACCCCGTATGTGGTAGGCGGGCTGAAACATTGCCAGGGGGCGGGCATTGTAACCGGATGTATTACCTGCAATCCGGGTGCACCCATCACGGAAGTAGCTGATTATCCCGTGGTAGTGGTAGTTGGGCCGGAATTTATCACCGGTAGTACCCGGATGAAAAGCGGCACTGCCCAAAAACTGGTATTGAATATGATTTCCACCACTGTGATGATTCAGCTGGGAAGAGTGGAAGACAACAAGATGGTGAATATGCAGCTCAGCAATGAAAAGCTCATTGACCGCGGTGTGCGGATGGTCATGGAAAAAACCGGATGGCAAGACTATCAGCAGGTAAAATCCATCCTGCTTGCACAGGGTAGTGTGAAAAAAGCCATAGAAGCTATTCTTCAGCAAATGCCCTCTCCTCGCTAAACAGGCAGGCTTCCAACTTTCTTGCCTATTTCATAACCTGCATTTTATTAACTTGCAACTAAACCCCCTGCCGGCACATGCTACCGGCAAGGCTATCCGGAGAAAGGAGGGGATGATCATGTATGACATTGAACCATTTTACAACTGGAGGCATCTGTACATAGCTGAAGAGGATGAATTTTCCATATTTTACGGCCGGCAGCATGATGAATTTCATTTTACCCAAACCGTATATAACTACTACATTCATCCTCAATGGGATTCCTTTGGTGCCGCCAATCTTTATCTGAAGGTATTGTTTGCCGACTATGATTACAATTATGCCATCATTGAAATGATGGGCGAGTGGAATGATTGTATTGAAAATGATATCATGACGTTGAAGCGGCAGGTTATTGATCACATGATTGCCAGAGGCATCTATAAGTTCATCCTCATTACCGAAAATGTATTCAATTTTCATGCTTCTGATGATTGCTACTATCAGGAATGGTGGGAAGATGTGCAGGAAAAGGGCGGATGGATTGCCGTGTTGAATATGCCGGAATACGTGGCTCAGGAATTCAATCGCATTCACTTATATCAATATATCCATCTGCTGGAGCAAAATAACTGGCGTACATTTCAGCCGCAACATCTGTTTCATTTCGTGGATAATCAGATGATTAAAATGCTCTCCCGTTGAACATTCCCTGCCGATTTTGGGTTATCCGGTGTAAAAATTCTTTTCTTTTTCAGCCATCCTGCTGTAAATTTGAACGCCTTTTATTGAGCAAATCTTTCTCATTCGGATAATATCTTAACATCCTACAGACTATGAAGTGGCGACAATTATTCATTTCACCGGTAGGCAGAAAAATTGTGATGGGCTTCACGGGGCTTTTTCTGATCCTGTTTCTCATAGTGCACGTGACGATCAATGCCTGCATTTTTCTGAATGATCATGGCGAAACGTTCAATGCTGTGGCCCATTTCATGGGTACCAATATTTTGATTCATTTTCTGGAGTTAGGTTTGTTTGTGGGATTGATTTTGCACATTGTGCAGGGCTGGATGCTCTGGTCGTCTAACAGCAAAAAGCGGCCGGTGAAATACGCGGTGTGGGGCGCAAAGGCCAACAGTCACTGGTATTCGCGTTCCATGGGCCTGCTGGGCACGCTTATCTTCATTTTTCTAGTCATTCATCTGGCCAATTTCTGGGTGCCCAACCGATACAATTATGTGGTGCATGGTGAGGAACTGAATTTGTTTGAACGGATGAAAGTGGTGTTCAGCCATCCGGTAGTGGTTTTGATTTATCTGGGTGGTCTGGTATCATTGTCCTATCATCTGATGCACGGATTTCAGAGTGCTTTTCGCACATTCGGAATGAATTCTCGGCGCTATATTCCCATTGTAAAGGGCATAGGTGTGGCATTTGCCATCATTGTGCCGATGCTGTTTGCGCTGATGCCGATTCTGTTGTATTTCAAAGTGATTTCCTGATAAAAACATGAAGTATGGAACTGGATGCCAAGATTCCCAAAGGAGCATTGGAAGATAAGTGGAAACATTATAAAGACACGGTGAGGCTGGTGAGTCCTGCCAACAAACGGCGGTTGGAAGTTGTGATTGTGGGCACGGGATTGGCTGGTGCTTCTGCTGCGGCTTCGCTGGCTGAGCTGGGCTATCATGTGAAAGTATTTTGCTTTCAGGACAGCCCCCGGCGGGCACATAGCATAGCTGCCCAGGGGGGCATTAATGCGGCCAAGAATTATCAAAATGACGGTGATTCTGTATTTCGCCTGTTTTATGATACCATCAAGGGCGGAGACTACCGTTCCCGCGAAGCCAATGTATATCGCCTGGCCGAGGTGAGCGCCGACATTATTGATCATTGCGTGGCGCTGGGTGTACCTTTCGCACGGGAATACGGTGGGTTGCTGGCCAATCGCTCATTTGGTGGCGTGCAGGTGCAGCGTACTTTTTATGCTGCCGGGCAAACCGGTCAACAGCTGCTGTTGGGCGCATATTCTGCCATGCAGCGCCAGGTTGCGCTGGGAAATATAGAAGTATATGCCCGGCATGAAATGCTGGATCTGGTGGTGATCGATGGCAAGGCACGGGGTATCATTGCCCGCAATCTCGTAACCGGCGAGCTGGAACGGCATGCCGGACATGCGGTATTGCTTTGTTCCGGAGGTTATGGCAACGTGTTTTATCTGTCCACCAATGCCATGGGCAGCAATGTCACGGCATCGTGGAAAGCCCATAAAC from Thermoflavifilum aggregans encodes the following:
- the dnaG gene encoding DNA primase, with the protein product MISRESISEVLQRVDIVDVIGSFVRLKKRGANYLGLCPFHHEKTPSFTVSPSKEIYKCFGCGRSGNVISFLMEHEKLSYVEAIRWLAQRYHVELEETAVSPEWKEQQMLADSLFIINHFAQEFFTQALLETDEGRHIGLSYLQERGLREHIIQKFQLGYNPENGDAFARAALDKGYNAEYLLKTGLIARRAGAQGSEFPYRDPYAGRIIFPVHNLSGKIAGFGARSLRNDPHTPKYINTPENEIYVKSKILYGLYQARQAIGREDECLLVEGYMDVLAMHQAGIENTVASSGTSLTTDQLQLIRKLTRRLTIVYDGDAAGIKAAQRGMDLALEQGLDVRLVLLPDGEDPDSFVHKHGAQALREFISSHKKDIILFQLETAAADVSDDIEKKSALINQIAATLAHLQDSTDFLRRQDYIRRCSQLLHIDEQGLTSLVNTFIREQLQRKSVPAPTQAESQLLAQTAEDANRADTLQLLQHDQQQEKGLIKILLKYGHLPLKENYTIADFIFNQGVQLELIEHPIAKMIMLEYQQLHEKQQTIDLRYFLYHENPEIGKFVAEVLNLQSDESLSENWEQRFQLQIQREHDMPIEQAIQTVHHLKMHKLKKMIADNLRELQQAQTEEEMLHCIQLHQQLKALEKQLAEATGTVIYH
- a CDS encoding DMT family transporter, whose protein sequence is MNAPKSGLSKALVELHVAILLAGITGPLGRLITLPAEELVWYRLGLSMPLFAVLSLWYQKPARPAGRLVPRFTHQQWTMLATNGALIGFHWICFFSSVKYANVSVALVCFATSSLFTALLDPVVNRNGLRWRQVGLSLLALAGIVVIFQFNTQYRLGIVFGLLAAVLSALFTLLNEKPAQQIQARTLSMYELLFAWLILSLVSPWYLRHHSIHWPAPMDWMYLLILSWLCTVFAFTLSLSALKHISPFTINLSYNLEPIYGILIAFALFHENRMLDTSFYVGFACIFLSVLMQTLYTLYKHRTGLVVSVNQRIETKGGSVFPAEESKM
- a CDS encoding polyprenol monophosphomannose synthase, whose product is MTNRLVIIPTYNEKENIGRIITEIFSLPLAFDVLIIDDNSPDGTAGIVAAMQSVYPDRLFLEQRPGKMGLGTAYIHGFKWALQNGYDFIFEMDADFSHNPGDLIRLYEPCARNEADVAIGSRYVKGGKTENWPLDRSILSYGASLYVRLITWMPVKDSTAGFVCYRRQVLEQINLDEIQFWGYAFQIEMKFTAWKLGFRLLEVPITFVDRKQGTSKMNRGIIKEGILGVLKIQWQSLFKHYTRRLRRVPHNPAHTPHQPQ
- a CDS encoding 3'-5' exonuclease, which translates into the protein MHLKRPLVFLDLETTGTNVATDRIVEIAMVKIFPDGSQQTKVKRINPGIPIPAEATAVHGISDEDVANCPTFKQVANEIKQFLDHCDLAGYNLHRFDIPMLVEEFLRIGQSFNLKDRHVVDVQKIFFRMEPRDLSAAYRFYCGKEIQNAHSAEADAMATYEVLQAQLKKYAELQAYHDLESLAKFTSDGDYVDVGRRMIRQNGEVLFNFGKHKGKPVRQVLTEEPQYYDWIMNGEFLLDTKEKLTEIWNSLQMENLKRAGKA
- a CDS encoding UDP-N-acetylmuramate--L-alanine ligase, with the protein product MKIHFIAIGGSVMHQLAIALKQKGYEVSGSDDEIFDPARSNLLAAGILPAQPGWFPEKISPQLDAVVVGMHARNDNPELQKAKALNLKIYSFPEFIAHESCHKTRVVVGGSHGKTTITGMIMHVLKACGRTFDYLVGAAIPGFSQAVQLTDAPVIICEGDEYPASALDPRPKFHLLKPHIAIISGISWDHINVFPTWEQYLQQFAGFIEAIEPHGTLIYNQDDATVRELVQQSSRTDLQLIGYSLPRYTVEKGITFVYDDQQRPVALQIFGEHNLLNLQAARQACTLLGISGADFFHAIAGFTGASRRLELIASYPHAAVYRDFAHAPSKVKATIQALRKQFPNRRLIAVLELHTYSSLSASFQTQYAGCMDEAAVAVVFYSPHALALKRLPELTPDAIKQGFRRDDLHVFQNLDNLLSFLEQQDYQETNLLLMSSGNFDGMDIEYIRNLPVRPSSSTTPIH
- a CDS encoding UbiX family flavin prenyltransferase, which encodes MQGYTPLKLVVAVTGASGALYTRILLEKCMALSAQLQNVDLVWSRNAFTVWQAELGNDDYRQFPFPVYDVQDFQAPFASGSARYDAMVICPCSMGTLGRIANGISGDLITRAADVMLKERRKLICVIRDMPYNLIHIENMKRVTEAGGIICPASPSFYSRPATIEQLAATVVDRVLDLLGLEHHTFRWGSQH
- the aroQ gene encoding type II 3-dehydroquinate dehydratase — encoded protein: MLRITIINGPNLNLLGKREPEIYGHTSFEAYLDQLRKRFPGVDIQYFQSNEEGALINALHEAGFSRDGILLNAGGYSHTSVALRDAVAAIPAPVVEVHISNIFARESFRHHSLLSAVCKGCICGLGLEGYALGVQYFLAQPSV
- a CDS encoding S41 family peptidase; its protein translation is MKPSKKLQVFLPLILSLVLALGMFLGFKLRDSYKLPHRGVQLFVGHPGTIDQILMLIRNKYVDSVNDSLLRNAAIDAILHHLDPHSVYIPPQDVAEVNEELDAEFGGIGVEYMLWHDSLTVLHVIPGTPAAKAGLQPGDVLLSANDAPLSGHSLTADQIRNLLRGPVGTSLTLQVKRFRQVQPFQLTLKRGEIPNSSIDAAVMLNPETGYIRLNVFGSDTYQKWKKAVTQLKQQGMRQLILDLRDNPGGYMDAALRIADECIPGRKLLLYTQGVHYPREDYYSSDNGIFENGKLAVLVNENSASASEILAGILQDWDRAAIIGRQTFGKGLVQEQYTLSNGGAIRLTVARYYLPSGRCIQKPYAQDPDFFAYHNTLSRYPDTDEFGPDSIHFRDTSPYYTRIRKRKVYAESGITPDILVPLDSAAVHPFIAHTRALGLMQYFALQYYLTHPSILQKFSTWKDFASGFSWQPGDLPGFLSFCRQQGLYPPTRLTSDEQAYLLTRLKAELARIIWGSEGYYAVHASASDHAVEKALAWMQQNGK